The region AGTTGCGATTGAAGAAATACTGCCCCCGTGTTCGCAAGCATACCTGGCACGCCGAGAAGAAGAAGTAAGCTCTCGGTTGTTGCGCAAGCCAACCAGATTGCTTACGATACTGTCAGCCACGGTGTGGTTTCCAAACATTTCGCTTGGATAACTGTGGCCACCGGGATGAGTGCAGCCGATTCTGCTGCGCCGACGTTCAGCTCAAGACCTCTTCGAAAACGGATCAGGGATGAAACGAAAGTGGCGGATCGTGCCTCATGACTCCGCCCGCGTTGAGCAACTCATTCGCGGTTCGAACTTGCCACCGGTCGTCGCTCAATTGTTGGTCAGCCGCGGAGTTTACGATTCGGCGGCGGCCGATTCCTTCTTGTCGACGAAACTGACTGGTCTGCGAGATCCGGCGCTGCTGCCTGGCGTTCCCGATGCAACCGAACGGATTGCCAAAGCGATCGAAGACAAACTTCCGATCGTGATCTATGGGGACTATGACTGTGACGGCATGACCGGCACGGCAATTCTCTATAACGGGCTAAAGCTTCTCGGGGCCGATGTCTCCTACCATATCCCAAACCGATTGGAAGACGGCTACGGCCTGAACCCCGACGCGATCAACAAATTGGCCCATCGCGGCAAACGAATGATCGTTTCGGTTGACTGCGGGATCACCAGTGTCGCCTGCGCAGAACTATGCCGCGAATTGGGCGTTCAACTGGTTATTACTGATCACCACACGATCGATGAGACGCTTCCCGATGCGGAAGCGATCGTTCATCCCCGGCTTCCCGGAACCAGCTATCCATTTGGGGAACTGTGCGGTGCAGGAGTGGCCTTTAAATTGGCATGGGCACTCTGTCAAAAAATATGCGGGGCTAAAAAAGTCACCGAACCGATGCGGCGCTACCTCATGCAGTCGCTGACCTTGGCGGCGATCGGGACTGTGGCGGACGTTGTTCCTCTGGTAGACGAAAATCGCATCCTCGTCTCCCACGGCTTACGGATGTTGGCTGCCGAGCCTTCGCCCGGGCTCGCCGAACTGATGAAGGTCGCCAAGCTGACCGACAGCATGACGCTGAATACGCAAAGCATTGCGTTTTCGTTGGCACCGCGACTAAACGCGGCTGGCCGTTTGGGGCAAGCGCAACTGGGCGTCGAACTTCTGACCGCACCGGCGGGCGAACGCGCCCAGTCGCTGGCGGACTACATCGATCAGCTCAACAAGAACCGCGATAGCCTGCAACGCAGCGTGACCTTGGCCGCTCAAAAGCAGGTCAAAGAACGCTTTGATGCCGAGAACGACCCGGCCCTGGTTCTTGCCGGCGTCGGTTGGCACCAAGGCGTGATCGGAGTCGTCGCCGGACGTTTGAGCGACAAGTATGCCAAGCCGGTGATCATTCTTTCGATGGACTCGTCCGGTAAAGCTGACGCCGTCGGATCAGGACGCGTCGGCCCGACGTCCATCAACCTTTACGACGCGTTGGCATCGAGCAGCGAGCGATTGTCTCGCTTTGGCGGACACCGCGCCGCCGCCGGGCTGAGTATCGATGAACGGCAGATCGACGCGTTCCGCGAAGAGTTCTGTGAAGCCGTCGCGCAGCAAATTGCCGAATCGAACGTCGAGCCTGAAATTGTGATCGACGCCGAAGCGCCGTTCGGTCAAATTAACCTCAACACCGTCAAGCAGATTGAAACGATGGAGCCGTTCGGCGAAGGCAACCCTCGCCCGACACTTCTCTGTCAAAATGTGACGCTGGCCGAACCGGCCCGCCGGATGGGCTCCGGTGACCGACACCTGACGGTGCGGCTGGACCAAGGCGGCAAAGTCATTCGCGGTGTCGCGTTTGGCTGTGGTGACTGGTGCGAAGAAATGAATGAGTGCGACGGCCCTATCCATGTTGCCTATCGTCCGGTGATCAATGAGTTCGGTGGCTATCGCCGCGTCGAAGTTCACTTGGTTGATTGGAAACCGGCACAACATGAAGCGCGCGGTTCCGCTCCGATGGCAAAATCACAACACTGACGTAGGCCAACAAGCGACTACTCGCGGCAGAGATTCTTTCGCAGTTCCGTCGCGGCTGCGGCCGGATCATTCGCTTCGTGGATCGCCGCCGTTACCGCGATGCGATGGAACCCCTGGTCGAGCACTTGTGAGACGTTGTCTTCATCGATGCCGCCGATCGCAAAGGCCGGCCGGGGAGTCGCTTTCGTTTCGCGATGAACTTCGGCTAAAAAGTCCAGGCCCGCATGACTGGCAAACGCTTTTGTTCGGCTGGGAAAGGTTGGCCCACAGCCGATGTAATCTGCACCCGCGGCAATGGCTTCATGAACCTGATTAATGTCGTGAGTCGAAACGCCCACCAAAA is a window of Roseiconus lacunae DNA encoding:
- the recJ gene encoding single-stranded-DNA-specific exonuclease RecJ, translated to MKRKWRIVPHDSARVEQLIRGSNLPPVVAQLLVSRGVYDSAAADSFLSTKLTGLRDPALLPGVPDATERIAKAIEDKLPIVIYGDYDCDGMTGTAILYNGLKLLGADVSYHIPNRLEDGYGLNPDAINKLAHRGKRMIVSVDCGITSVACAELCRELGVQLVITDHHTIDETLPDAEAIVHPRLPGTSYPFGELCGAGVAFKLAWALCQKICGAKKVTEPMRRYLMQSLTLAAIGTVADVVPLVDENRILVSHGLRMLAAEPSPGLAELMKVAKLTDSMTLNTQSIAFSLAPRLNAAGRLGQAQLGVELLTAPAGERAQSLADYIDQLNKNRDSLQRSVTLAAQKQVKERFDAENDPALVLAGVGWHQGVIGVVAGRLSDKYAKPVIILSMDSSGKADAVGSGRVGPTSINLYDALASSSERLSRFGGHRAAAGLSIDERQIDAFREEFCEAVAQQIAESNVEPEIVIDAEAPFGQINLNTVKQIETMEPFGEGNPRPTLLCQNVTLAEPARRMGSGDRHLTVRLDQGGKVIRGVAFGCGDWCEEMNECDGPIHVAYRPVINEFGGYRRVEVHLVDWKPAQHEARGSAPMAKSQH